One window from the genome of Pseudomonadota bacterium encodes:
- the ettA gene encoding energy-dependent translational throttle protein EttA has product MASYQYVYVMKNLSKAYTGGKKVLTDIYLSFLPGVKIGVLGPNGSGKSTLLKIMAGIEKEYQGEAWAAEGVKVGYLPQEPQLDPTKTVQENVMEALADIKGVLDRYNEISEKFAEPDADFDALLAEQGELQEKIEAADGWELERTIQIAMDALRCPPGDMAVDKLSGGEKRRVALCRLLLEKPDLLLLDEPTNHLDAESVAWLQRHLADYTGTVVMVTHDRYFLDNVTGWILELDRGSGIPYEGNYTAYLENKQKRLHQEGREQAARERTLARELEWVRQSPKARQAKSKARITAFDNLVSESEKYAKADNAQIIIPPAPRLGNLVIEAEKLNKGYGDRLLIEDLDFRLPPGGIVGIIGANGAGKTTLFRMITGQETPDSGTIRIGDTVQLGYVDQSRDSLNDGKTVWEEISDGDDLIYLGKREMQSRAYVSGFNFKGPDQQKKVGMLSGGERNRVHLAKMLRKESNVLLLDEPTNDLDTETLAALENALENFAGCAVVISHDRWFLDRLATHILAFEGNSQVVWFEGNYEDYEKDRKKRLGEDADQPTRIKYKPLRKAG; this is encoded by the coding sequence ATGGCGTCCTACCAATATGTCTATGTCATGAAAAACCTGTCCAAAGCCTATACGGGCGGCAAAAAGGTTTTGACCGATATCTATTTAAGCTTTCTGCCCGGCGTAAAAATCGGCGTTCTCGGCCCCAACGGGTCAGGTAAATCGACGCTGCTGAAAATCATGGCGGGGATCGAGAAAGAATATCAGGGCGAGGCCTGGGCGGCCGAAGGCGTAAAAGTCGGCTATCTGCCGCAGGAGCCGCAGCTCGACCCGACCAAGACCGTACAGGAAAACGTCATGGAAGCGCTGGCCGATATTAAAGGCGTGCTGGACCGCTATAACGAAATCAGCGAAAAATTCGCCGAGCCCGATGCCGATTTTGACGCGCTGCTGGCCGAACAGGGCGAATTGCAGGAAAAAATCGAAGCCGCAGATGGTTGGGAACTGGAACGCACAATCCAGATCGCCATGGACGCACTGCGCTGCCCGCCCGGTGATATGGCAGTGGATAAGCTGTCAGGCGGTGAAAAACGCCGCGTTGCGCTGTGCCGCCTCTTGCTGGAAAAACCCGATCTGCTGCTGCTGGATGAGCCGACCAACCATTTGGACGCCGAATCCGTCGCATGGCTGCAGCGCCATCTCGCCGACTATACCGGAACCGTTGTCATGGTTACCCACGACCGTTACTTCCTGGATAATGTCACGGGCTGGATTCTGGAACTTGACCGCGGCAGCGGCATTCCTTACGAGGGCAATTACACCGCCTATCTTGAAAACAAACAGAAACGCCTGCATCAGGAAGGCCGCGAACAGGCCGCCCGCGAACGCACATTGGCGCGGGAGCTGGAATGGGTACGCCAATCACCGAAAGCCCGCCAGGCCAAAAGCAAGGCGCGTATCACCGCCTTTGACAATCTGGTCAGCGAAAGTGAAAAATACGCCAAGGCCGATAATGCGCAGATTATTATCCCGCCTGCGCCGCGTCTGGGCAATCTGGTTATCGAAGCCGAAAAGCTCAATAAAGGCTATGGCGACCGATTGTTGATCGAAGACCTTGATTTCCGTCTGCCGCCCGGCGGTATCGTCGGTATTATCGGTGCCAACGGTGCAGGTAAAACCACGCTGTTCCGTATGATTACCGGACAGGAAACTCCCGATAGCGGCACAATCCGCATCGGTGACACCGTACAGCTGGGCTATGTCGATCAAAGCCGTGACAGCTTAAATGACGGCAAAACCGTCTGGGAGGAAATCTCCGACGGTGACGACCTGATCTATCTGGGCAAGCGCGAGATGCAGTCCCGCGCCTATGTTTCGGGCTTTAACTTCAAAGGCCCCGACCAGCAGAAAAAAGTCGGCATGTTGTCAGGCGGGGAGCGTAACCGCGTCCATCTGGCAAAAATGCTGCGCAAGGAATCAAATGTACTGCTGCTGGATGAGCCGACCAATGATCTGGACACGGAAACACTGGCGGCGCTGGAAAACGCGCTGGAAAACTTTGCCGGATGCGCTGTCGTGATCTCGCATGATCGCTGGTTCCTTGACCGTCTGGCAACGCATATTCTGGCCTTTGAAGGCAATTCACAGGTTGTCTGGTTTGAAGGCAATTACGAGGATTACGAGAAAGACCGCAAGAAACGCCTTGGTGAAGACGCCGACCAGCCCACGCGCATTAAATACAAACCGCTGCGCAAAGCCGGATAA